The proteins below come from a single Streptomyces tubercidicus genomic window:
- a CDS encoding heme o synthase, with product MTAVESRPAGGGTAHVVQAVGELSEAPGSPGERPFGARVKAFVALTKPRVIELLLMTTVPVMFLAAQGVPDLWLVLETCIGGYLSAGGAAAFNMYLDRDIDALMDRTSQRPLVTGMVSPRECLVFATALAVGSTAWFWYLVNPLSAMLSLGALLFYVVVYTMILKRRTSQNIVWGGIAGCMPVFIGWSSVTNTVSWASFVLFLVIFFWTPPHYWPLSMKVKDDYERVGVPMLPAVAGNKVVARQIVAYSWVMVAVSLLLQPLGYTGWFYTAVALVCGGFWLKEAHGLQARAKAGITGPKLKEMRLFHWSITYVSLLFVAVAVDPFLR from the coding sequence GTGACGGCCGTCGAATCCCGTCCAGCGGGTGGGGGCACCGCCCACGTCGTCCAGGCAGTGGGGGAGCTCTCTGAGGCTCCGGGGAGTCCCGGGGAGCGGCCGTTCGGGGCCCGCGTCAAGGCGTTCGTGGCGCTGACCAAGCCGCGGGTCATCGAGCTGCTGCTGATGACCACCGTGCCGGTGATGTTCCTGGCTGCCCAGGGGGTGCCCGACCTGTGGCTGGTCCTGGAGACCTGCATCGGCGGCTACCTCTCCGCCGGCGGCGCCGCGGCCTTCAACATGTACCTCGACCGCGATATCGACGCGCTGATGGACCGCACGTCCCAGCGTCCGCTGGTCACCGGCATGGTGAGCCCCCGTGAATGCCTGGTGTTCGCCACCGCCCTCGCGGTCGGCTCCACCGCCTGGTTCTGGTACCTCGTCAACCCGCTGTCGGCGATGCTGTCGCTCGGTGCGCTGCTTTTCTACGTCGTCGTTTACACGATGATTCTCAAGCGGCGGACCTCGCAGAACATCGTCTGGGGCGGTATCGCGGGCTGTATGCCGGTCTTCATCGGCTGGTCGTCGGTGACGAACACCGTCTCCTGGGCCTCGTTCGTCCTCTTCCTGGTCATCTTCTTCTGGACGCCGCCGCACTACTGGCCGCTGTCGATGAAGGTCAAGGACGACTACGAGCGGGTCGGGGTGCCGATGCTGCCGGCCGTCGCGGGCAACAAGGTCGTAGCCCGGCAGATCGTCGCCTACAGCTGGGTGATGGTCGCGGTCTCGCTGCTGCTCCAGCCGCTGGGCTACACCGGCTGGTTCTACACCGCGGTCGCCCTGGTCTGCGGAGGCTTCTGGCTCAAGGAGGCACACGGTCTCCAGGCCCGCGCGAAGGCCGGGATCACGGGGCCCAAGCTCAAGGAGATGCGGCTGTTCCACTGGTCCATCACCTATGTGTCGCTGCTGTTCGTCGCCGTCGCCGTGGATCCCTTCCTGCGCTGA
- the tkt gene encoding transketolase, whose amino-acid sequence MSTKPTTTDLEWTELDQRAVDTVRVLAMDSVQKVGNGHPGTAMSLAPAAYLLFQKLMRHDPADANWTGRDRFVLSAGHSSLTLYIQLYLAGYGLELADLEAFRTWGSKTPGHPEYGHTTGVETTTGPLGQGVANAVGMAMASRYERGLFDPDAAQGTSPFDHTIYCIAGDGCLQEGISAEASSLAGHQKLGNLILLWDDNHISIEGDTETAVSEDTLKRYEAYGWHVQRVAQLPNGDLDPAGLAKALEAAKAETGRPSFIAMRSIIAWPAPNAQNTEAAHGSALGDEEVAATKRVLGFDPEKSFDVADAVLAHTRAALDRGRDAKKEWEKSFADWRAANPQRAAEFDRIAAGELPEGWEDHLPAFETGKAVATRAASGKVLQALGGVIPELWGGSADLAGSNNTTIDKTSSFLPEGNPLPGANPYGRTIHFGIREHSMAAEMNGIALHGNTRIYGGTFLVFSDYMRNAVRLSALMHLPVTYVWTHDSIGLGEDGPTHQPIEHLASLRAIPGLNVVRPADANETAIAWREILRRYTKEYGVGAPHGLALTRQGVPTYPANEDTVKGGYVLFEATGPDGQAAEPQVVLIGTGSEVQLAVGAREQLQAEGVPTRVVSMPCVEWFDQQDAAYRDSVLPPSVRARVSVEAGIGLTWHRFVGDAGRIVSLEHFGASADGKVLFREFGFTADAVAAAARESLEAAAR is encoded by the coding sequence GTGAGCACCAAGCCGACCACCACAGATCTCGAGTGGACCGAACTGGATCAGCGGGCAGTGGATACCGTCCGTGTCCTGGCCATGGATTCCGTGCAGAAGGTCGGTAACGGCCATCCCGGTACGGCCATGAGCCTGGCGCCGGCCGCCTACCTTCTCTTCCAGAAGCTGATGCGGCACGACCCGGCGGACGCGAACTGGACCGGCCGCGACCGGTTCGTCCTCTCCGCGGGCCACTCCAGCCTGACCCTCTACATCCAGCTCTACCTCGCCGGTTACGGCCTGGAGCTGGCCGACCTGGAGGCGTTCCGCACCTGGGGCTCGAAGACCCCGGGCCACCCCGAGTACGGCCACACCACGGGCGTGGAGACCACGACCGGCCCGCTGGGCCAGGGTGTCGCCAACGCGGTCGGCATGGCAATGGCGTCGCGCTACGAGCGCGGGCTGTTCGACCCGGACGCGGCGCAGGGCACCTCGCCCTTCGACCACACCATCTACTGCATCGCCGGTGACGGCTGCCTCCAGGAGGGCATCTCCGCCGAGGCGTCTTCCCTGGCGGGCCACCAGAAGCTCGGCAACCTCATCCTGCTGTGGGACGACAACCACATCTCCATCGAGGGTGACACCGAGACCGCGGTCTCCGAGGACACCCTCAAGCGCTACGAGGCCTACGGCTGGCACGTCCAGCGCGTCGCCCAGCTGCCCAACGGCGACCTGGACCCGGCGGGCCTCGCCAAGGCCCTGGAGGCCGCCAAGGCCGAGACCGGACGTCCGTCGTTCATCGCGATGCGCTCGATCATCGCCTGGCCCGCCCCGAACGCCCAGAACACCGAGGCCGCGCACGGCTCGGCGCTGGGTGACGAGGAAGTCGCGGCCACCAAGCGGGTGCTCGGCTTCGACCCGGAGAAGTCCTTCGACGTCGCCGACGCGGTGCTCGCGCACACCCGCGCCGCCCTGGACCGCGGCCGCGACGCCAAGAAGGAGTGGGAGAAGTCGTTCGCCGACTGGCGCGCCGCCAACCCGCAGCGTGCCGCGGAGTTCGACCGGATCGCGGCGGGCGAGCTGCCCGAGGGCTGGGAGGACCACCTCCCCGCGTTCGAGACCGGCAAGGCCGTCGCCACCCGCGCCGCGTCCGGCAAGGTGCTGCAGGCGCTCGGCGGGGTCATCCCCGAGCTGTGGGGCGGCTCCGCGGACCTGGCGGGCTCGAACAACACCACGATCGACAAGACCTCGTCGTTCCTGCCCGAGGGCAACCCGCTGCCGGGCGCCAACCCTTACGGCCGCACGATCCACTTCGGTATCCGTGAGCACTCCATGGCCGCGGAGATGAACGGCATCGCGCTGCACGGCAACACCCGCATCTACGGCGGCACCTTCCTGGTGTTCTCCGACTACATGCGCAACGCCGTCCGGCTGTCCGCACTGATGCACCTGCCGGTGACGTACGTGTGGACGCATGACTCCATCGGTCTGGGCGAGGACGGCCCGACCCACCAGCCCATCGAGCACCTCGCCTCGCTGCGCGCCATCCCGGGCCTGAATGTCGTACGCCCGGCCGACGCCAACGAGACCGCCATCGCCTGGCGCGAGATCCTCCGGCGCTACACCAAGGAGTACGGCGTGGGGGCCCCGCACGGCCTCGCGCTGACCCGTCAGGGCGTGCCGACGTACCCGGCCAACGAGGACACCGTCAAGGGCGGTTACGTCCTGTTCGAGGCCACCGGCCCCGACGGGCAGGCCGCCGAGCCGCAGGTCGTGCTGATCGGCACCGGTTCCGAGGTGCAGCTCGCCGTCGGGGCGCGCGAGCAGCTGCAGGCCGAAGGCGTTCCCACCCGTGTGGTGTCGATGCCGTGTGTCGAGTGGTTCGACCAGCAGGACGCGGCCTACCGCGACAGTGTGCTGCCGCCGTCCGTCCGGGCCCGGGTCTCCGTCGAGGCCGGTATCGGTCTGACCTGGCACCGTTTCGTCGGTGACGCCGGGCGCATCGTCTCCCTGGAGCACTTCGGTGCCTCGGCCGACGGCAAGGTGCTCTTCCGCGAGTTCGGCTTCACCGCCGACGCGGTCGCCGCCGCCGCCCGGGAATCGCTCGAAGCCGCCGCGCGCTGA